The following DNA comes from Alnus glutinosa chromosome 6, dhAlnGlut1.1, whole genome shotgun sequence.
GACCCCAAAATTACCGATGGGACGGGCAGCCACTTCTATCAACTGTTTTGGAGGAGGTCGAACTATCCCCAAACTTGTTTGAGGGTGGTCGACCactcaaaaaatagtttatggTGGGTGGTCGGCTACCCCTAAACCAGTTTTTATGGTGATTGATCACCTCCAAACCAACTAAGAGTTGTCAACCATCTTAAATAGGCTTAAGGGTGGTCTAACTAGCTCCTAAAGAGTTGATGAGGGTGGCTGGCCACctctctatttttaaatttttgtttcttattttttttaggcatTGATGATGTGGCACATCTATAGTTGTTCATTACAAACGAACGGTTAAGATTTGGGTATTGTAGGCTTGCAATACCTAGGATATTACAGGGATCCCGATCTCAGATATACTAACTCAAATGGTATAAAAAAGGATTCGTAGAATTTCATAAGTTTTCTGCCTGTTTTTACTAATGACAGGGGGCCTAGGAAAGCACAACTTGTCGATGATGGAAACCCATTTTTATATGGCACAAAAATCAGCAGAAATATTACGCTACCATTGCCCCCAATGAGGCTAAGAGCCTAATTTTTCTACCTCCCATCTAAGCACGGAGGAAAagcaagaggaagaagaaaatttcCTTCATTTCGAATTGATTTTAGAGACAGCTGAATCTTGTAGTGCGATGAATGCAGAGgtggtttttgagtttttaagaCAGGAGATTCCCCATATTCATTATTCAACCTTGGGAATTTCAAAAGGATTTTCCTTTAAAATGATCTCAAAAACTGGAATCGCTTGCCTTTACCCCCCTTTTCTCCTTTTGTTGACTTACGAAAGAATAGCATTCAAATACAGGACCTGCTTCAGTTTAAACAAACCACATAAAGAGATAAAAGGATTGAGATAATCTTATAAAATGTTTATTCGAAGCAGCTTGTACCATGTCTTATTTTAGGTGATAACAGATAAAAGTTCTCAGACTCAGGCAACCATATGACAGGATTAAGACCACCTCAAATACAGCAAATTAGAATGACAGAACTATTAAAACCACATAGTAGATATACGAGTAATTCTATTTAATAGACTTGTACAATTGACATACAACTTGCTGATGTGGCAGTGAAATTCAACCCttagattttgatttttaaaggTACATCATCTCAGTTGTATGCCAGtcatataacagtctactaaatagcattatttgGTTATATCCCCGTAATATGGAGACTAACAGCTCAAGCATCCCCATGCCCTATCAGTGCCAAAAGCATGTCTTCATAATCTCCATTAGTGTCCTTGACAATGGCCCGATCCAGAGGGACACTGCTTCTTCGGTGGTATTCATCCTTTATAAACTTCATGTCAACCTCGGCCCTTGTAGTGACAACCCTAGTGAGTGCTCCTTCATCTGTTCCTCCCTTGTTAATTGCCAGACGAAGAACCTTCTCAAAATACTTCTCAGGACGATTCAAGCACTTAACTGTGGCCCTCAGTATTGCAAGAAACTCATCCTTAGGGTCAGTCTTCAGATCCTGCATATAAGAGTGTCCTTTCCAATAAATCCTacccacagagagagagggagggagggagggagggggagagagagagagggggggggcggggggtgTCGGGGGTGGGGAATGTATAGCCTTTCTTGAAGCTGAAATTACCACCCTTAGAGACCATGGATAATATAAGTTGCACAAAGTCTAAAATATGTCACCACATAAATTTTCTTCACCAACTCCCAAGAAAATGACATCACTCTGTTTTGATTCAAACTCAAAGAGCCCCTGAATTCCCATGAGAAACCCAAACCATTCCGAGCCAAAGTGTCATGCTATATAACTCAATTAACAGCAAGATGTGAGGTAAAAATGAGAACAAAAATAACTGCCCAGGATATCTTTTGAAGTCATAAAGAGCTCAATTCCATACCTTGTTGATGTCATTTCCGAATTCATTTTTATAGTGATTCAGAGTGGCATTGATCTGCGCTTTGCTCCTTGTAGCCAAAATCCAGATAAGATCCTCATGATTGTAAGCCTTTTCTGAAATCTTCTCGTGGAGTATTTTAGCCTCTGACTTAGCCAGAGTCATGTTCACCTCATCTCCCTCATATCGGTATGAGCTTACAAGAGGTACCAAAAGCtgggaggaacaaaaaaattaagtcagtattattttttatttaactgAAAAAGGACTTAGATAATCTTAAATGGactttttgataaaagaaaatgcCCACAAAATCCAAATTTCATATTAAGAAGCTCATAACAGAAGTGACTTCATGCATATTCAATCATCATTTCTTTTAATACAATCATTGCCTTCGTTGAGGCTACTCTGTTCTACTGTCGTAGTCCATTATACATGACACCGTAGTTTTCACCCATAAAGTTTAGGAACTTGCAAGTGGTTTCAGAAGAACCAACATGTTCTTGTTCACAAAATCCCTTTACACTTTTGAAGGCACGGATGTAAAGTTCAATTCCGGAAAGCCGAGGAATTATTGTCATTTATCTAAAAATCTTGACATTATCCTCTATAATTGTTACTCATGCAATTTAGCCCGACTCCAATACCTTCATCATGTCACTACACCTATCCTAAGACATGGTTTCTGACTGGAAGAAACTAGAAAGTATGCGCATTTCAGCTTTTCTTCAAAAGTTTTCAAAGAGTCTTCTTGGAGAAGTAAGAGTAATGCATAAATATGAGAAAACCGTTTTCTGAGTGAAGAAAGAAGACATCAATTTCAGTAGAAATCTAACACCTGGGC
Coding sequences within:
- the LOC133871902 gene encoding annexin Gh1-like — translated: MSTITVPETIPSVPEDCEQLRKAFAGWGTNEGLVISILGHRNSAQRKLIRQTYAETYGEDLLKALNKELTNDFERVVVLWTLDSAERDAFLANEATKRWTSSNQVLVEIACTRSSHDLLLARQAYHARYKRSLEEDVAYHTTGDFCKLLVPLVSSYRYEGDEVNMTLAKSEAKILHEKISEKAYNHEDLIWILATRSKAQINATLNHYKNEFGNDINKDLKTDPKDEFLAILRATVKCLNRPEKYFEKVLRLAINKGGTDEGALTRVVTTRAEVDMKFIKDEYHRRSSVPLDRAIVKDTNGDYEDMLLALIGHGDA